One genomic segment of Kordiimonas sp. SCSIO 12603 includes these proteins:
- a CDS encoding LysR family transcriptional regulator, producing MISVADMEFIVALAKNTSLAAAARDLNISPPAVSQRLSSLETKMGLRLIERSGRGGVLLTSDGELLAERAINILADIDSMTSELADRQKKIVGRLRVMAPLGFGRHYIAPVIADFRQKHSDVSIDLTLSDNLAQLPDQSWDIIIQVAPLADSGLIAIKLAENERFVCASPEYLETHPSVETPQDLINHVCLTLRENEEDDTYWSFKSADDDIQQQVNVRVKSQMSANDGETLQKWAHQGLGIIQRSEWAVQQDIRDGKLVRLLGDFHLPAAPVVALVTSRTNRATRVQTFIDFLKDAFAQPKWHS from the coding sequence ATGATATCTGTTGCAGATATGGAATTTATTGTCGCTTTGGCAAAAAACACATCTCTCGCCGCTGCGGCAAGGGATTTGAACATATCCCCACCAGCGGTCAGCCAACGCCTTTCCTCTTTAGAAACAAAAATGGGTTTACGCTTAATTGAGCGGTCAGGCCGCGGAGGCGTACTGCTCACATCTGACGGCGAGCTTTTAGCTGAAAGAGCGATCAATATTCTTGCTGATATAGATAGCATGACCTCAGAGCTGGCTGATCGTCAAAAAAAGATTGTTGGCAGGCTAAGAGTTATGGCTCCCCTCGGGTTTGGAAGACATTATATTGCACCAGTTATTGCTGATTTCAGGCAAAAACATAGCGATGTATCTATTGACCTAACTCTTTCCGATAATCTTGCGCAACTCCCTGATCAAAGCTGGGACATTATAATTCAGGTAGCACCTCTCGCTGATAGTGGCCTAATTGCTATCAAGTTAGCTGAGAACGAGCGTTTTGTTTGCGCCTCCCCCGAATATCTTGAAACCCACCCTTCGGTGGAAACACCACAAGACTTGATAAATCACGTATGTCTAACTTTGCGAGAGAATGAGGAAGATGACACATATTGGTCATTTAAATCTGCGGATGACGATATCCAGCAACAGGTCAATGTAAGAGTTAAATCTCAAATGTCTGCAAATGATGGTGAGACGCTTCAAAAATGGGCGCATCAGGGGTTGGGGATCATCCAGCGTTCTGAATGGGCCGTTCAGCAGGATATACGTGACGGAAAGCTTGTAAGACTACTTGGTGATTTTCATCTACCCGCTGCACCAGTTGTCGCTCTCGTAACAAGCAGAACCAACCGGGCTACACGAGTACAAACCTTCATTGATTTCCTTAAAGACGCATTTGCACAGCCCAAGTGGCACAGCTAG
- a CDS encoding ABC transporter ATP-binding protein, protein MLEIHNLSKKYSNGVQALDNVSLEIGKGMFGLLGPNGAGKSSLMRTIATLQDADAGNITFNNIDISKSPRELRLQLGYLPQEFGVYPKFSAFDLLDHMATLKGISDKKQRHEQINALLHQTNLFDARRRAVANFSGGMKQRFGIAQALLGDPKLIIVDEPTAGLDPEERNRFHNLLSEISENIIVLLSTHIVSDVEDLCTRMAILSGGKIRECGHPTELINRLTGRVWMKAIGKAEIEPFERDYQVLSRQLHLGKIQARILSEVCPEDGFKCVTPTLEDVYFNTLQQG, encoded by the coding sequence ATGCTGGAAATTCATAACCTATCAAAAAAATATTCGAATGGTGTACAGGCACTCGATAATGTGAGCCTTGAGATAGGGAAAGGTATGTTTGGCTTACTGGGACCGAACGGAGCTGGTAAATCTTCTCTGATGAGAACCATCGCAACACTTCAAGATGCAGATGCTGGCAACATTACTTTTAACAATATTGATATCAGCAAATCCCCTCGGGAATTACGCTTACAGTTAGGATATCTGCCTCAGGAGTTCGGGGTCTATCCAAAATTTTCGGCATTTGACCTGTTGGACCATATGGCAACGTTAAAAGGTATTTCTGATAAAAAGCAGAGACATGAGCAGATTAATGCTCTTCTGCATCAGACAAATCTGTTCGATGCCCGCAGGCGCGCAGTAGCAAATTTTTCAGGTGGTATGAAACAGCGATTTGGTATTGCCCAAGCGCTACTTGGGGACCCTAAACTTATCATTGTTGATGAGCCCACTGCAGGGTTGGACCCGGAAGAACGTAACCGTTTTCACAACCTTCTTAGCGAGATTAGTGAAAATATTATTGTGCTGCTTTCCACGCACATTGTTTCTGATGTTGAAGATTTATGTACGCGTATGGCGATCTTGTCAGGCGGAAAAATTCGCGAATGCGGCCACCCGACGGAGTTGATTAACCGATTAACAGGCCGTGTATGGATGAAGGCTATTGGAAAGGCGGAAATAGAGCCTTTTGAACGGGATTATCAAGTGCTGTCGCGGCAGCTTCACCTGGGCAAGATACAGGCCCGGATATTGTCAGAAGTTTGCCCTGAAGATGGCTTCAAGTGTGTAACACCAACACTTGAAGATGTTTATTTTAATACATTGCAGCAGGGTTAG